TCGAAATCCAATAGGCAAAAACAAGCAACATTAGGATGATGAAAAAAAATAGATAGAGGTCACTGATAAACAATTGATTGACCTGCTTTTGAATATCAGAATAATTGTATTTTGAAATAAATTCCCAGTCTAGACCAGTAATTTCTGTGCTGTAAGCATGAACATTAGAGCCTTCATCTTGCAACATTTTCTCTTTACTATCAAAAATTTTGCCAACTTTCAGCGGATTCGGATGAGACAGAATCATGTTTCGTTTATCAGCGAGCAACATTTCAAGACCTGTTTTTTGCCAATCAGAATAATACTTTTCCAATTGATTTTTTTCAATATCAACTGTTATAAAGCCAATAATGTTTGAATATTCCACTGGGGAAAAAATCGGCATCCCAATCACAATGGTAACATTATTAAAGCGATCCTTTTCTAGGGTATAACTTATCTTCCGACCAGAGCTTGCTAAATTCTCCATAAATTCCGTAGCCATTTCCTTCTCTTGATTATGCATGTTTGTATACAAAATCTTTCCAGACTCATCATAAATTTTGATATTTTGCCGTCTTAATTCGAGGAATTGTCTTCTATCTACTAATTGTTGGCCAATCTTTTCTGCATCATGTTCCAAAATGTGAAGCTGAACATTGTTATTAAACGCAATTCGCGCCATTATTAGCTCTTGTTGGTTAATTTCGTTATTCATCAACCGAGCCATCTTTTCATGCACGGAATGATAGCTTTCCTGCATATCTCCCGAAACAAGTCGGGAGGTTTGTCCGTAGAGAATACCAATATAAATGAATAATGGAAGCAAAACCGTTATCACAAAATAAAAAAAGAAGCGCTCCTGTAAGCTTAGTTTCATTCGGGGCATTTTTTTTTGCTGTACAAAACTGCTATAATTTCTGCTTTCTTCATACTCCTTAATCGATATGATTAATTGGTAAAGCGGCTGAATAACCTTTCGGCCTATCATTCTTGAAAAAATAATGGCAACCAAAGCCGAACAAACGAATGTTAATACAATCATCTTCCACATTAGTCCAATTTGTTTTTTATAAAAACCTAATGAATCTTCATAAATAAGCTGAAAATTATAAAAGGGGATGCTTGAATAATAGACGCCTGTATCTTCCCAAGCTAGTAGCTCCTTTTTGTCGTGATTCAATCCATCAAGATTTTCAGGAACATCCCCTCTTACCTGTTCACCTTTAAAAAACATTTGTCCATTATGATCAAATAAGCGAATTTGGTTCGCATAAAAGAGTGAATCATCTAAATTTTTTGGATTGATAAATAGTAAAATAACTCCTTTATGGACCCCGTCCGCAGAAATGATATTTGTACCAAAAAACAAACGGTTATTTAACTCTTCCATTCCACTTTCCTTATCTGATGAAAGCAGCTCAATTTTGCTGCTTGCCTCACCTAAATTAAAAAAGTGAAAATTATTTTCCTCGTCTGATTTTACCTTCATTCCATTCAACTTAAAATTTACATATTTTTGATCAGAACTGTATTGAGTATTTGGAGTAATAATGAGGATGTTATCTATCAGTTTGTTGTTTTGTCTAATGGTATTTAAGTAATCTTCAAATCCGGAATTCTGGTAATACTTCTCTGTCGGACTTATCTCTGAGCCGCTTAATTCATCTAGATACCGAATAACAATCTCATTGGTCCTTAAATTGTTGGTCGTTTCATAGAGGCTATTAAACTCCGTTTGCAACTCCGTAGAAATCTGGTCCATTCGTAACTGGATCGACGATTCTTTCTTTTCTTCAATAAAGTCTTTTATTTTTATATAATATAAACTGCTTAACAGCAAAAGAAATACAAATACGGCGATTAACGAGAATCTTAATAAAAAGGTATGGAAATGGAGCTTTTTATCTTTATTCATGGTGTACCTCCTGAGGTCTGACCTGGTTTACTGTCTTCTGAACACAACAGGGGTAACACCTGTTTCATTTTTAAATACTTTGTTAAAATACGAATGGCTTTGAAAACCAACCATATCGGAGATCACCTTGATTTTATAATCCGTATTTTTAAGAAGCTGCACCGCTTTATCCACACGAATCTGATTGACATAATCAATAAAATTTTGTCCTGTCTCCTTTTTAAAAATCGCACTGAAATAAGCTTGATGCAAGAATAATCGGTGTGAAATATCCTCAAGTGTAATCCGTTCCTGATAATTTTTCTTTACATATTCCTTAGCCATAAGAACGTAACTGTTTACATCCTTTTTATCCTGATGGATCAAATCAAAAGAAATCGTTTCCAACATTTGCGCCAGCCATCGCTTTAATTCCTTTAAGGAATCAATCTCGTAAATTCTGCCTAATACATGCTGCTGGTCAATAGACGAGAGAGAAAGTCCCTTCTCTTTAAATCGGAACATAAGAATAATAATAAGTTCAGAACAGGAACTACGTATTTCGGCAATCGACAGTCCGCCAATCTGTTTGTATGGGTCAAAGAAATGATTGACTAAATCACCAATGGACATTTTCCCTTCCGATTTCATCGACTCCATCAGGCGATTTTCAATTTTGTTGACATGGTCTAACATAAAATTTTGTATTTCTGTTTGATTCCCTCTATTACCATCGACTGTCAAATCTTCATGGAAGAATACCGTTTCATGCTCATTAAAGTATTTATAGCTATACGCGTAAACCGCCTCATTGTATGAACGGCAAATTTCTTGATACGTGCATGCTGGATTGCCAACACCTACAACAAAATTCTCCTGATCCTTAAATAAGTCACCAAGGTTATCTCTTAGTGAATCAATGAACAGGTTAATTTTCGATAAGAGATTCTGTTTCGAAACAAGCTTGGAATCGGTACTTAACACAATCAGACTATTTCCGTAAAACAAAATCGGAACTTGATAGCGATTCCAAAAACCTGCAGCAAGCTCTGTAATCTTCTGCCTGATTGAAAAAGTGGACGCCTCTTTAAACAGCCGATCAAAGGAAAAAATGGCAACTCTAAAGCTTTGTGTTTGCTGATTCCAATGGTCCACATACTGTGATAGATTTTCGCCTTTAATTAAATCTAATAGCATTAATTCCTCGACTCGATTCACTTCTTTCACTTCTTGATCTTCTCTTAATTCTTCTGCTAGTTTCGTAAAAACATTGAAAAAGTCATTTTTCATTAATGGCTTCAACAAATAACCCTTAACACCAGAACGAATGGCAGCTTGGGCATATTTAAAATCGTCATAAGCACTTAGTATGACCACTTTTATATCGGGATAGGATGTTCTTATCTCTGCAGCCAGCTCTAATCCAGTCATCTCAGGCATAAGAACGTCTGTCAACACTGCATGGGGACACTCCTGTTTAATAAGCTCCAATGCTTCAACGCCATTTTCAGCTGTGCCGGCTACTTCAAACCCTACTTCAGACCAAGGAAAAAATTGAGCCAACCGGTCACGAATGTTTTTTTCGTCATCAACAATGATTACTTTGTACACTCCAAGCCCCCCTTTTCAATGGAAGTTTCGTTTCACTAATATTATCATATCAAAAGACTGAAAGTTCAAAAAGTCGAATTTTGTAGCTTTTTTGTCACTTTAAGGAAACACCAAAAGAGGCTTTTGACATAAAAACCTCTTTTTTAAAGTAACTATTTAGTTTTGTATTTATAGTGGGACTTTGAAAACAACCTTTTTTATTTCCTGCACGGAGTTGAGATGGGCTCCTACTAAATGAGCATCTTGTGGAAAACAAATAAGGGCATAGCCTTCCTCTAAATATCCAGAAAACTTTGAGGTTGATTTTGTATCACCAAATAAAATATCATGTTCTTCATCATACTCTGTCATATCTGTCAAGGAACCAATATTGACACACTCGACATATTCTTTACCTTCTATGACAATATGAATATCGATAAATTTCTTGTGAGCTTCAAATTTCTTTTCTTTAACAGGTGTTGTGGTGAATTGGATCGTGTTTTTATGAAAACTATTTCCAGTATAAGAATCAAGTAATGACCTGCTAAGAATATGTTTAATAGCTTCATTTAAATGATCATTTAAAAATGTATACATAGCCAAATTTTCTATTCTATCGAAAATCACCGTTGAAAAACCTCCAAAAAACTCCAGCGTTGCACAAGAGATTGCTGGAGCTATTTTTCTACTTTTACATTAAATCGTAGTGACTAAGGGACTAATAGCTGTTTCCTACGTTATACTCCTGTCTACATAATACTTACTGTATTTTTTACTTAGACCTATAGGGGAATGCGCATTTTTATCATACGGTAAAATCGCAAATGAAAATTGAAAATCTTCATTTCTTAGGCGATATTGGTCTTGTACATCTTCTCCACAACTTGCAGAACCTAAGCCATATTGCTGTTTATCAAGATGGACAGTAATATAAGGCTGCTTGAATAGGTCATAGGTATGCTTTGCTGTTTCCAACTGTTGAACCGTATAATAACTTGCCGAAAAGTCAAAGGAATGGCCAGTAACGAGCATACTTTTGCCGTTCTCTTGTGAAAAGCTCGCCCATTTGTTTTGGTGACGGTTACCGTTTTCTTGTGGGAAAATATACGGTGTATGCAAACCATCGATGCTTGAAGACCAAACGCCCATCCGCGCAGCCTGTTTACTATCCACATAAGCTTCATCTGGACCTAAGCCATACCATTCAACCCCATCGTACCCATTATTTACAGTCATCTCCACACCAATTCGAGGCAAATAAGCAGGACCTTGACCGATCTTGACCCCATTGATTTCTACCAAAATACTTCCATTTGCTTTAATAGTATATACGTAGGTCACATCAAATCCCCATGCGATCACAGGAGGAGCTGCCTTCGTTTCACACTCAATGATGACTGCCTGCTGGTCTTCTTGGATCGTTACTTTCGTTTGTTTCATTCGATGCTGGATTGAATCAACCCCAAATTCCTTCCAATCCTTCGCAACCGGCTTCGCACTAAACTCACCAGATCCTAATAAATCATTATCAATCGGTGCTCTCCAAAAATTTAACCTTGGACCTTTATGCAGCATGAGATGCCCATCATAGAAATATTCCTCAATTCGCCCATTTTGTTTATTGAAAACCAATTGAAAATGAGACCCTGAAACATATATTTTTGACGCTTCTTCTGCTACCGTTAATCGTCCTGCTTGTTGTGATTCAACTGCAATATAATTTGAAATTGGCAGTTCGTGCTGCGACCATGCGACGGTATGGCCTGAAGCTGCCCAAAGAGTTGTTTCCTTCGTTGTCCACACAAGATTTAACCAATAATCCGTATTATCAAGCACAACATTTGGTACGCGAATCGGCAATTCAATCACTTTTGTCATATTTGCAGCAATAGCCGGCACATCAACTATCCCACTTTCGATTATCTTACCGTCTGCTTCGATATACCACTGACATTGTAATTTTGCCAAATCGGAAAAATCATAGCGGTTTTGAACCTTTATTGTCTTTTCATTAAAATTAAATTGGGAAACCACTACTGGTTCAATGACCTTTTTCAACTCAGCTAATGCTGGTGAAGGTTGACGATCAGGACGGACGAGTCCATCGATGACAAAGTTGCCATCATGTGGTGTTTCACCAAAATCGCCGCCATAAGCAAAATATTCCTTTCCTTCTGGCGAATGTTGTCTTAAACCATGATCGACCCATTCCCAGACAAATCCACCCTGTAATCGATCATAGGCATAAAACGTTTCCCAATATTCTTTAAGACCTCCTGGTCCATTTCCCATAGCATGGGCATACTCACATAAAATATGAGGCTTCTTCAAATTCTTCAAGCCGCCAATAACCTTCATTTTCTCAATCGGAGTGTACATGGTAGTGTGAACGTCAGTTGCAATGGGATCCCTGTCTGGAACATAATTACACTCGTTCATGATTTCTCTTGTTTCTCCTTCATAATGAACTAATCTTGAAGGATCTCTTCTTTTTGCCCATTCGTACATGGCCACGTGATTTTGTCCAAACCCTGATTCATTTCCTAATGACCACATAATCACAGATGGGTGATTTTTATCCCTTTCTACTAATCTTTCCATTCGATCAATATATGCTGCCTGCCATGCTGGGTCATCACTTAATAAATGCGGCTGATCAATATAGACGAACCCATGGCATTCAAGGTCTGTTTCATCAATGACATAAAAGCCGAATTGATCGCAAAGCTCATAAAAACGCGGGTCATTTGGATAATGGGCTGTGCGAATTGCATTAATATTATTCTGCTTCATTAATGTTAAATCCTCAATCATGGAACTAACAGGAACGGCGCGCCCAAAATCCGGATGTGCATCATGTCGATTAACACCTTTAAACATAACGGCAACACCATTAACCAATAATTGACCGCCTTTAATTTCAACATTTTTAAATCCACATCTTTGTGGAATCACTTCGACTACATCTCCTGATGGGCTGTGCAGTGTAACAAGCACATCATATAAAGCTGGAGTTTCAGCATTCCATTGCTTTATATGCTTTACCTCTAGGAAACCAGTTACGCGCCGACTTTCTACCTTTAACTCTTGTGTGGCAAGTACCGTGCCATTATCAAGGATTTCGACGGTGACTTGATATCCTTCAGATTCACCTGATACAGCAAGTTCAAAATTAAGACGCCCATCCTGAAACTGATTTTCTAATGAACCGACCAAAAACACATCTTGGATATGTGTCGTTGGTTTAGCTACGATATAGACATCTCTAAAAATCCCGCTTAACCACCACATATCTTGATCTTCAATATACGAAGATTCTGCCCATTGATAGACTCTTACAGCGATGCTGTTTTCTCCTTCTTTGACGACATTCGTAATATCAAACTCCGAAGGAAGACGGCTTCCTTGACTATAACCGACCTCAATTCCATTTACCCAAACATGGAAAGAGCTATCGACACCTTCAAAGATCAAATGCAGCTGTTCCGATAATGCCTCCTTCGTTAAATAAAACGACCTTTTGTAGGCCCCTGTCGGATTTTCAGTTGGAATAATAGGAGGTTCTACTGGAAAAGGATACTGCACATTGGTATAATGCGGCCTCCCGTAGCCATTTAATTGCCAATGCGATGGAACCGGAATTTCCGACCAATCATCGGTACAATAGTCCTCTTTATAAAAATCGCTTGGTGAATCAATTGGGGCATTTGCATAATGAAACTTCCATTTTCCATTTAACAACAAAAACCCTTGTGAATCTCCTCGCTCGTAAGAAAGTGCAGTATTTTTGTTTCTATAGCTAAAAAAGTATGATCTCGGTTTTAGGCGATTCCTTTGTAGTACTTCGAGATTTTCCCAATCGTTTTTTCAAATCATTGTGCTTTCTCCTCTCAATCTTCTTAATCCTTAAACCATCCTCCAAAAATGCAGAGATTTAAGTTAGTGGTCACGTGACCACATTGGCGAAAACTATGGTCACGTGACCATTTTATTATAAAAAAAAGAATTTCCCTGCAAGTTGATGATACTATTAATATAAGATTCCTTGAAATCGCTGTCAATTCTTTTTTACAGATTCTCTTTCAATTAAAGTCACTTCCTCTTCAATATTTTGCGCCAGTTTCCTTTCGTTGAGGATTTGATCTAACAGCTGTTTTACAAGCAGTCTGCCAATTTCAATTTTTGGGATATTCATTGTAGTCAATGTGGGTGTCACGATCTTAGCTAATTCAATATTATCTACACCTATGACTGAAATATCATCTGGAACCTTCCTGCCGCTTTCAATAATGGCTCTTATTGCTCCTGCCGCCAGCGAATCATTTGTTGCTGCAACCGCTGTAAATGGCTGTCCTTTAGCCAATAAATCTTTTATTGCGTCATAGCCCACGGTTAACTTATCCTCATACGTTCCAATGGAATTTTTATAATATTCCTTAATAGGCACACTCTGTGCTTTCATTGCGTCTTCATATCCTTTATATCTGGGGTTTCCCTGATTTTCATCATAATGTCCTAAATAAATTATTTCTTTATGACCATTTTCGATTAAATACCCGACAGACTGCCTCATTACTTTTTCCATATCAACAAATACATGTGGAATGTCTGTTTTTTCAGGGCGATCCCAATAAACCGACAGCGGCATTTTAAGGGCACCTTTGTTAAAATCCATAATCGAACTTAATTCGTACGGGGCTAGCAAAATCATTCCATCATATGGTCCTTCTAATACTTGCCGCAAATAATTCCGTCTTTCCTTCGTAATATTATATAAGGATAAGGAATATCCTTTCTCTAAGGCCATCTCCTCAATCCCGGCAAACATTTCCGAATAAAAGGGATTACTAATCGAAGGTGTTATGCAAACAATTTGTTTATATGCCTTCATCCGTAAATTTTGTGCTGCTCGATTCGGTATATAATTCAGTTCTGCGATTGCCGCTTCTATTCGTTTTCGTACATCTTCTGCAACATATCCATTGTTATTAATAACGCGCGAAACAGTCGACGGTGAAACGCCCGCCCGTTCCGCCACTTCTCTTCTTGTAACCATTTGTACTCCTTTCTGTATTCCAATTCTTTATACTAGGCTCTTTTCACTTTGTTGCCTTTGAAGACTAAAATCACTCGAATGAGCTATAATTTGTAGCATAATATCCTTCAGTTGTAAAAAAAGAGCTTACAAACTTAATTTCAAGCACAAAATAGTTTGTTCCGCGTTAAAATCGGCTTCAGAATTTTAACAACACTTTAACGAAAACAGCCTTATACCAACTATACTATTTTTCGATGCATTAAAAAAACTCCTTAAGTAAAGAGGCGCATGAAAAATTTCATGCGCCTCACTTCAATCCGTCCGATCGAGTAGATTAAACCATTATTTTACAAATATCATTCGTAAATTCTACTGGATCCTGGATTGGCAATCCTTCAATAAGCAATGCCTGATTGTATAATAACTTTGTATACAAATCTAGCTTTTCTTTATCATTTTCAAAAGCTTCCTTTAAAGATTGGAACACTTCATGATTTTTATTTATCTCCAGCACCTTATCTGCTTTAATATTTTGATTATCTGGCATGGCAGCAAGGATTTTTTCCATTTCAATAGAAATGTCACCTTCGGTTGCTAGGCAGACAGGATGAGACTTTAAGCGTTTTGAAACTCGGACATCCTTGACTTTACCCTCTAAAATATTTTTCATATAGTCAAAGATTTCTTTGTATTCCTTCTCCTCTGATTCGGAATCGCTCTTGTTTTCTTCTCCTTCGATTCCTAAGTCACCCGAGGAGATAGATTTAAATTCTTTCTCCTTGTAAGTCATTAACATTTTGATGGCAAATTCATCGATATCCTCAGTGAAATAGAGAATCTCAAAGCCTTTTTCAGAGACAAACTCTGCCTGTGGCAGTTTATCGATTCTTTCAATGGAATCACCAGAAGCGTAATAAATATATTTTTGCTCTTCTGGCATTCTTGATACATATTCATCCAATGTGACTAGCTTCTTCTCTTTGGAAGAGTAGAACATGATAAGGTCCTGCAATACTTCTTTATTGGCCCCGAATTCACTATAAACGCCGTATTTTAACTGACGTCCAAACGACTTATAAAATTCTTCATATTTTTCTCGTTCATTGTTTAATAAGCTTTGCAGTTCACTCTTAATTTTTTTGTTTATGTTTTTAGAGATAAGCTTGAGTTGACGATCATGCTGCAGCATTTCTCTTGAAATATTAAGAGAAAGGTCCTCAGAATCAACCATCCCTTTGACGAAGCTAAAATGGTCAGGAAGCAGATCTGCACACTTGTCCATAATTAATACGCCATTGGAATAGAGCTCCAAGCCTTTTTCAAATTCTTTTGAATAAAAGTCAAATGGGATTTTCTCAGGGATATATAAAATCGCATTATAGCGAATTGTCCCGTCTACACTGATATGGATATGTTTAAGCGGCTTATCAAAACCGTATCGTTTTTCAGCATAGAAATTCTCGTAATCTTCGTCACTTAGTTCACTTTTATTTTTTCTCCAAATAGGAACCATGCTGTTGATGACTTGTTCTTCAACATATTCCTCGAACTCATTTTCACTGCCCTCTTTTGGTCTTCTGCTAGACACGTCCATTTTTATCGGATAGCGGATAAAATCAGAGTACTTTTTGATAATAGACTTTAAACGGTACTCTTCTAAAAACTCATCATAATTTTCATCTTCTGTGTTTTCTTTGATTTTAAGAATAATTTCAGTACCAATCGAATCTTTCTCCGCAGTCTCAATCGTGTAACCTTCTGCTCCATCCGATTCCCACTTAAAAGCTTCCTCACTGCCTAATGACTTACTTATTACAGTTACAACATCTGCAACCATAAAAGCTGCATAGAAGCCAACACCAAATTGACCAATAATGTCATAGCCATCTTTTAATTCTGTTTCTTTTTTAAAGGCTAAAGATCCACTTTTCGCAATCGTACCAAGGTTGGTCTCAAGCTCTTCCTTCGTCATCCCAATCCCGGTATCAATAATTTTCAAGGTTCTATTTTCCTTGTCAGGGATTACTTTAATAAAGTAACTGTCTTTGTCGAAGCTTAATGTGTCATCTGTTAATGCTTTGTAGTAGATTTTATCAATCGCATCACTCGCATTGGAGATTAACTCTCTTAAAAATACCTCACGGTGTGTATAAATAGAGTTAATCATCATTTCTAACAGCCGTTTAGACTCAGCTTTAAACTGCTTTTTTGCCATTGAAACCTCTCCTTACATATTTTGATTAACTAGTTTTCGAATCATTAGCACTCTCAACATCAGAGTGCTAACACCGACAATATTTAAATATCATAAATCCTGTTAGGATGTCAATATAATAGCGGCACACTTTTCGATGTGCCGCTTACTTTTGACTTTGGAAGACCAATTGTAAACCTAATCCAATGTAAATAGTTCCTACGACTTTTCCCTGCCAGCGCGAAATCTTGCTATTTTTTGTAAACAGCTTATTACCTAATGAACTTGCTAGAAAGGCTAAGGTTGAGGTGTACAAAATACTCATTAACACAAAGACTAGCCCTAAACTTAATAGTTGATAGACTACCGGGGGACCATCTGCTTTTACGAATTGCGGAAGAAACGCAAGGAAAAATAACGCTGTTTTTGGGTTAAGCAATTCAATAAGTAAGGCTTGTCGAAAGGATAAAGCAGATTTGTCTTTTTTGACTTTTGGCTGTTCGTGCTTTTTTGTTTTTTCGAACAATGCCTTTATTCCTAAAAAGATTAAATAAGCTGCGCCTAGATATTTAACTACTTCAAAAGCTAATGCTGATGTCATAAGGATGGCTGACAGACCAAGAACGGCTGCAATCGTATGAATTAAATCCCCTACCGCAATGCCAACACCGGTAATGATGCCAGCTCTTAATCCGCCTTTTACGGTTTGAGTCAAGGTCAATAACACTGCTGGGCCTGGGATTAGAAACAGCACCAGTACGACCAAAATAAAAGCCCACATCTCTCTCTCTCCTATACACGTGTTTACAAATATCATATCACGATTTTCTTGAAATTGGCTTTTAAAAAAATTATAAAGAAAGAATGTCCAAGAGTTGAATGATCTTCGGTCACTCTAGACCTCCTGCATTGACCCAAATGCCTTTTCTGCATGCTCTTTGGTCACTCTAGACCTCCTGCATTGACCCAAATGCCTTTTCTGCATGCTCTTCAGTCACTCCAGACTTCCTGCATTGACCCACATGCCTTTTCTGCATGCTCTTCGGTCACTCCAGACCTCCTGCATTGACCCAAATGCTTTTTCTGCATGCTCTTCGGTCACTCCAGACCTCCTGCATTGACCCAAATGCTTTTTCTACATGTTCTTCGGTCACTCCAGGCCTTCTGCATTGACCCAAATGCTTTTTCTACATGCTCTTCGGTCACTCCAGACCTCCTGCATTGACCCAAATGCCTTTTCTGAATGCTCTTCGGTCACTATAAAATAAAAAAACCGACATTAATTTTTGTCGGTTTGTTCTGATTTTATTACCTGCAACCTTTGATCTTCAGAGCTTTCAACAATATGTTTAAGGATCGAAAGCTTATTCTCCCAGAACTTTTCGTAGAACGAAAGCCATTGCTTGAGTTCTGTCAGCGGCTCAGGTTGAAGCCGGTAAATCTTCTCTCTTCCTACCTTTTGTCCATAAACTAGTTCAGCTTCTGAAAGAACTTGAAGGTGTTTCGCAATGGCTGTCCTGCTCATTGGAAAATGGGCTGTTATTTCTGAGATGGGGCGCTCTTTTTCCGCTAGTAATCTTAATACTTCTCTTCGAGTGGGGTCAGCAATCGCTTGAAATACATCATGCTTTTGTGCAGAGGATGACACTTAGCTCTCCAAAAGGGTACGCAGTTTCTGAACGATACCAGCCCATCCCTGAGCCATATGATTTCTAATATCAGAAGCTTTTTGGTTGGCTTTGCCAATAATTGCGTCAGATTGTGGCCATCCGCCATGAATAAGGGTGAACTCTGTTTTATCCCCCAAATCCTTTAAACTAAACG
This genomic stretch from Neobacillus niacini harbors:
- the htpG gene encoding molecular chaperone HtpG, with the translated sequence MAKKQFKAESKRLLEMMINSIYTHREVFLRELISNASDAIDKIYYKALTDDTLSFDKDSYFIKVIPDKENRTLKIIDTGIGMTKEELETNLGTIAKSGSLAFKKETELKDGYDIIGQFGVGFYAAFMVADVVTVISKSLGSEEAFKWESDGAEGYTIETAEKDSIGTEIILKIKENTEDENYDEFLEEYRLKSIIKKYSDFIRYPIKMDVSSRRPKEGSENEFEEYVEEQVINSMVPIWRKNKSELSDEDYENFYAEKRYGFDKPLKHIHISVDGTIRYNAILYIPEKIPFDFYSKEFEKGLELYSNGVLIMDKCADLLPDHFSFVKGMVDSEDLSLNISREMLQHDRQLKLISKNINKKIKSELQSLLNNEREKYEEFYKSFGRQLKYGVYSEFGANKEVLQDLIMFYSSKEKKLVTLDEYVSRMPEEQKYIYYASGDSIERIDKLPQAEFVSEKGFEILYFTEDIDEFAIKMLMTYKEKEFKSISSGDLGIEGEENKSDSESEEKEYKEIFDYMKNILEGKVKDVRVSKRLKSHPVCLATEGDISIEMEKILAAMPDNQNIKADKVLEINKNHEVFQSLKEAFENDKEKLDLYTKLLYNQALLIEGLPIQDPVEFTNDICKIMV
- a CDS encoding LysE family translocator, which encodes MWAFILVVLVLFLIPGPAVLLTLTQTVKGGLRAGIITGVGIAVGDLIHTIAAVLGLSAILMTSALAFEVVKYLGAAYLIFLGIKALFEKTKKHEQPKVKKDKSALSFRQALLIELLNPKTALFFLAFLPQFVKADGPPVVYQLLSLGLVFVLMSILYTSTLAFLASSLGNKLFTKNSKISRWQGKVVGTIYIGLGLQLVFQSQK
- a CDS encoding ArsR/SmtB family transcription factor; the protein is MSSSAQKHDVFQAIADPTRREVLRLLAEKERPISEITAHFPMSRTAIAKHLQVLSEAELVYGQKVGREKIYRLQPEPLTELKQWLSFYEKFWENKLSILKHIVESSEDQRLQVIKSEQTDKN